The sequence aagaaggcatagatttgatgaaacctttgctcccgtagctagacttgaggcgattagacttctattagcatatgcatgctctaaggacttcaagctatatcaaatggatgtaaaaagtgcttttctaaatgggtttattaatgaggaggtgtatgtagaacaacctcctggttttgaaaatcatcaataccctaatcatgtgtataaactgaacaaagcactttatggattaaaacaagcacctagagcatggtatgagagacttagtaaattcctattagaacatgaattctctaggagaaatgtagacacaacattatttctgaaaaagcaaaacaaagatatgttattagtacagatttatgttgatgatatcattttcggtactactaacaatcgcctctgcgaagagtttgctgatttgatgcagagtgagtttgagatgagcatgatgggagagctgaattacttcctagggcttcaaatcaaacaatctgaaggaggcatcttcatcaatcaagcaaaatatatcaaggagatgctcaagaagtttgatatggagggaaacaagtcaatcagcacccccatgagctcatcatgcaagttagaccaagatgaatcaggtaaatctgtagatcaaaaactttatagaggtatgataggttctttactgtatcttactgcaagtaggcctgatattatgtttagtgtgtgcatgtgtgctagatatcaggctaatcctaaagaatcacacctagctgcagttaagagaatctttaaatacttaattggaactaagaacatagggctgtggtactctaaagaatctagcctaaacttaatagggtacacagattcagacttcgctggatgtaagcttgatagaaaaagtaccagcgggtcttgtcaatttctaggagaaaacctaatctcatggtttagcaagaaacaaaactcggttgcattatccactgcagaagctgaatatgttgcagccgggagttgttgtgctcaaatcttatggattaaacaacaattagaagattatggcattaaacaagataaaattcccattaattgtgataacacaagtgccataaatctaactaaaaatccaattcaacactcaagaactaaacacattgagataagacatcacttcataagagatcatgtattgaatggtgatgtgtcactccaatttgtttgtactgataatcaattagcagatatttttacaaaacccctaagtgaagagaggtttagtgtgcttaggaggggattaggagtgattgatccatcctagtgggagtttccactagattaattgattttgatgattagaatgtggttaaaatagagtttctatccaatgatcatcaaatcagatcccaattaggtgattttccctcatttggcacggttatagcatgatttttaggtgcgtgccaaggttagagacgactcgagtaagtttcagagccggctcctaagggggagtcgactcgcgcatttgcgggagtcgactcgcaaagatggcagctgagggggagtcgactcgcacactgtcgggagtcgactcgaagtctacatgcgctaacagagagtcgactcgcgcatattctggagtcgactcgaggtcgagtcgactcgcgactcaggggagtcgactcgcagtcgggatccgactttttaaccctaggtttgtcgtttcgcaaacacttttcctcaagccgccactgttcacaaagccctagagccgactcctaggtcatccccgatcgtctccaagccctttttccgtcgattcttcgccggacattgagtttccgtccgttcctaggtcatttccggtccgtcccgagcttcctctgtcggttcttcaccgtcctctaggtatttttcttcccgtttaggtcaagatgcctcgtaagaccgtcgttaggaagaggtcccatcccgaggccggtcccgagcgacgctccaaggcgcggcacgatcccgcgaggcaaccacctccggatcgttccccgcctagggtggttctcgttaggccgttggccgggaaggccatcacctccgggaggtttgttgatttcgactatctctcccgggaggggttcaccataggcgataggcttggagcccagggcctagagtacttcctcaccttggacctttccacctatcctggcctagttcaagagttttacagtaccgtccatcggggagatggaggtatcgagggtacggtagtaggtgtcccgttgcgtgtcacagaggacctcattgcccatatccttcaccttccattagtaggggtggctcctgcacaccctgaggatagagttgcggcccttacggtcgtcttagggcatccacctcagtcccccctagatgaggtatctgctagctcacttcctattgaagtgagaatccttttgagcattctgtccaggtccatcttccctaagacagggagatttgattttgtgaatgagagggacttagctattatgtcttatatccttcaggacaccccgatcaacttcccaaagctcatttataggtatatgtgtgagcccctagatagacctaggctctcactcccatacgggatgttattcactcttctttttaggcagtacgagatttccattcctgagagggaaccctctcgtgccttgcgatggactgatcgcttgtgtacggggactatgcacaggatgggatttcggaagagagaagggatctggattaggaagtctactctcactgctcagaccaccagaccatcacccagtcctgagccagattcagactacccagaccttccagaccatccagacctcccatccactcctcctgctcctaccacctttgccggaccttcctcctcagctacaCCATCTATGAAGGTTcggattgatccagagcagctccgggagctgcggcaggagatcgtccgagatctgagggacgagctgcttcgggagctccgaggtgcggtgcctgctcccactcctgcacctgtatcttctcagttggtcccttccttgacagccgtgactgacatgacggttcatgtacgggaagagatctacaatatccggagtttggtccaggcccagttccaaagCATgaatgaggtcacgagctccactcgacagatgcgagaggagataggtcgtgacatgcacaccaccaccgagggggccgagcgcttgtcgaatgtactcatcgacaagctggacgcactacagacatcggtgactgggcttcaggcgtcggtgatagagctctccactacacatagcagagccaccacgtctattatcacgcagctcggacatgtgacagatgcagtcaccctcctcatggagcagagccgattgagaggaggagcaccatcctcgagaggaggtgccacatcctcgagaggaggagccacaccctccagaggaggagatgcatcctcgagagggggagcctcatcctcgaggaggccatagatgtttttgtgtgATGTATTGTTTTaccttacttattgtatgctcaaatgtgttcacattcatatcaatacaatgagtagacattttatcttcaattatgtgccatttgttgattgtgccattgattgtgtgtgattacctcctttttggtatgatgacaaaaagggggagaaatatgtataaaatatggtaaaatatgtaaaaggggagaaatattgaaaaaaatatgtaaaagaaatcaatggaaataaataaaacgataaactcttaaaaacacacacaaatttgttctaagtggattcggtacctcgaggctcattatctctcttttgaggctcctaatggagtaatcttcagaatctattcaagggatattcggagattagctgaatcctactcaagaacaaattgacagatttttcctctaaaaagataaaattcagttcaaaaaaaaaaaaaaaaaaacttcaaagcatgaagaggaaattcagaaaatcaaaatatagttgaatgcatatgttgagggggagaatctgaattttaatcaagctaaatcattaatgacatataagccaaacaattgattgcataatatgaaggcttatataattccaaatgaaagggggagctttaactccgaaatttaatgtttcactcctttcaaacttggataaattaaattatcagacatttgaattcatttatggattttacttcattgttttatgagcaattcattttacatatactcaaagttttgtcatcatcaaaaagggggagattgtggagtgattgattaaaaccccatttgattttgatgagctcaaagcaattgagtatatcttgtgattactaatgaattcaattgagtgtttcagtgaaaatcctgtccaagtgtttctagacttggttcatagtattttggataagttaagaagtctgcatgaaccaatgtctgagactcgagtcgactcccgagtatcacgagtcgactccaagcgtatcaagttcactggcacgagctcgagtcgactccagattagtacgagtcgactccgactgagaacagaaagaagaacagaaagcttcatctcagaacctgtcaacgagtcgactcctgaagtgcgcgagtcgactccaatgttcaccgagtcgactccagggaagtaagagtcgactccaagcagtcacaggcagaaaagtcagagagcagttttcgggtctgagattcgagtcgactccagtggaacgcgagtcgactccgatggttggcaggtcgactccaaagaaggtaagagtcgactctcagaggaacacaaggaaaaagtcagagaacgattttcggactctgagattcgagtcgactcccgcagtacacgagtcgactccgagactgagcgaccatcaacagacagaagaccatgttactgcctctgagattcgagtcgactcacagacagctcgagtcgactccaagacaagctacacgtcaaaaggcagaagaccaactttcggaaactgagagccgagtcaactccaaggaggttcgagtcgactccaagactggatgagccaaacgacagagaatcgagagttcgggctctgagattcgagtcgactcccaggacagtcgagtcgactcgagtggacaaaattcaaatttggatccacggacttcagtggatgagccgactccaaaaattgccaggtcaactccagaagttggcgagtcgactccaggtcaagacgagtcgactcccagtcaagacggcaactttaattcaaatttggaacagttgccgagtcgactccggaaaagcgtgagtcgactcctgctacagccgagtcgactcctgatcgcgcgagtcgactccaacccaccaacggtcatattgtcaggctgcgcagagtgtgcagaacggccagaaaaagcagagtaacggctagtttccgtgggggttggcttaaatagccacagaggactgtagcaaggtagagaacagatattccactccaagcattcaagttttcaagctctccaagtgctcttaaacgaaaaaggggagatctgcatttactgctccaacaacttcttcccaacaatcaaagcttcctcctcctgcattcaagtcgaccactctttcaagaggagaccggagttccagaagccatacctcttcaccagcttaaaagtgtttgagggcttctaactcctttacgattatattgtcttaaatctgctttttgagaagctattttctgttttcttctatctcttgtatttacttgattcaatcgggggattgaatcaaggggtttaaggttggttggtgagccaagttaaaaccaacgtgtgtaagggtttgattgtgagcccgagaaaacaatcggggttggttctagtcggtgagcctgggaaaaccgaccgagttcgttgtgagctcgtaaaacaacaagtttggttgtgagcttgcaaaacaaccggctgtaatccaagggggttatagtgaaattcccaagtgagacttggggagtggacgtaggagcaagggttagctccgaaccactataaaactttgtgtttgtagtgcattgtctctcatctccttccccgcacattactcacagcactaggctttaattaaataacttgctatagtttttaattaatcatccacaaagttttaattagccaaattatattaaaaacccaattcacccccccctcttgggttgtctatctgggcaacattgtTCTATCCCATTCAGTACACCTCAAAGTTGGGAAACAGAGTTTACgtagaaaaaataatttacgCGGTCacactaacaaaaaaaaaaaatattgtaaatggcacaaattattagataatttttaaaattattctgACAAAGAAAATAATTGTCTATAAaagtaacttcatttattgCTGGCATCAACAACAACACAAACAAGCTTTTATTATACCCATCACACCATACTCAAAACAGAACTagaagagtcgacccaacccaagACCCTTCATGGAAACGGAGCCCTGCGCTTCATGTCCGTCTCCACCACGTCCACTTTAAAACCCTTCCCATGCTGCTTCCAGTAGTCGGCATTCGGGTGGATCCACTCGGGCTCCTCCATCTCCAGCCTCGACTCCTTGAGTTCCTCGGTCGATATCTTGTACCTCTCGTCCCGGCTCTTCACCAGGTCGGGCCgcaccgagcccgagcccaccCCCTGGGGCGACATCATGAGGGCGGGCGCGCCCATCGGCAGGCGGTCGCCCCGGTCCACCTGCCAGGTGCACCAGAACTTACCATAGCTCTTGGTCATCCATTCCAGCTCCGGCTTTTCTAACATCTCCGGGACACCAGGGCTCACCCACAGCCCAGACTTGATCTCGTAGGCATGGGAGTGCCACAGCTTCTGCTCCTCCGAAGGCAGCGTCTCAAAAATTCGATGAGGCACGACGTACTCCACACCTGCCACCGAGGATGCAATTCAATCACGTACTAAAACCCATAAAGCTACGGATGTCAATCACCACACAATTTCGTTTACTTTGTTTCCTTGGAGAACTTCAAATAGTTGGTGTTTTAAAAGGGAAGGGAGAATACTAATATATGCATAATAACTAGAAGGAGACGGAGGATATACCGATAAGGTGGGCCGATGGCTGATCGGAGTCATACACGGCGCACTGGAGGAAGTCCTGGTTGACGCGGGAGACGTAGTGGTGGGTCTCAATCTGACGGCCGAGATCGTGCCCGTACAGGGCGAAGCTGCACGCGTGCTGCTTCATCTGCCGCACCGGCTTCAACGTCTGCAGCATCGACGCCCCCTTCTCCACCAGCTTCGTCGCCACCGACATCGGCCTCCCCGGCGGCGTGCCGCCTTCTCCGCCGGCCACCGGCGTGGGCCCCGGCTTCTCGTCGCTTGAGGCCatactcctctcttctccttgcAATGGCTCGACCCAGTGGAAACAGCCATTTAGGAGGTTTCGGGGTCTAGTTATGGGAACGAAGAAGCGGAGTTGAATGCCACGTGCATAGTTTGTGTACCACGTGGCACATCGCATGCACGATATGTGGCATCTAACGCCTGGAATTCTATTGTATTCTCTGCATTGAAAACTTTACACATTTGGTTTTATCCTTAGGCGGCAAGAATGCAAGCAGGTTGGGTTGCATGGGGCTCGGTTTGACGGAGAGCTGAGTCCATTTGGCTTCGGATATACAATTAGAATCTGGATCCAAGTTTAAACACTATTTATTTTCTGTTGTAATCTGAGCAGACTTTTTGAGCCAGCCCCCCTTGGCATCACTTCTATGGATGAGCTTGAATCATGCGAGAAATTCCTCATGGAGGCCTTAAGGCGTGCGGCAGAGAGAAAGGTAGGtccatatatatacatgcacatatatacatacaacatacatacatacaaacatacatgcatgcatccatgtctatatatatatagatatatacttatatatatatatgtatataaatatatgtatatatgtatataaatatgtgtatatgtgtgtatgacacaaattaataaaatcatgaaataagaaagtgttatgaaatattGCCCAGCCGTTAAGTGTCAATTAGCTATGAAAACTTCAAATTTGTTGCAATATTATCCAATCGTTTATCTTCGTTACAAAATGCTATCACGTGACACTACAAGAAAACTCatctttcccgacgctttttataatctttaccgacgcttataagcgtcggctaaagttCCCGCAACGCAAACAGAAGCGTCGCAAAAGCGTTGGCGATACCGGAGTGGCaaatgtttttgccgacgctaatagAAAGCATCGGAAAAAACTGGGCTTTCCCGACGCTaacgaaagcgtcggcaaaaacaacattcgccgacgctttaaagcgtcaggAAAGCCCAAAGGAAGCCCAGCTCTGGGTTTTTGCCGACGccataaagcgtcggtaaatgttGTCGCCTAAAggatttttaccgacgctttgtaAGCATCGGCGATGGCGTGCCAGCCCGTGCCAAAGGGggtttttaacgacgctttaaagcgtcgggagtggattttttttttaaaaaataaaagcatattAAAAAAGATATTATAGCAATATGAACCTGCATTACATTTACATCAAGACAAACATACAGATCATTCgaaacattcatattgtcatataagattaaatttacataagtttagaattacaatgtattttgaaaaatataagaaagatacatataaaactcATTAAATAACAGTCTAAAAAATATCAGGGAGAAATCGCCATGcaaaatatgaaaattattaactcatgcaaaataataattatgtatagtcatcaaatacatatagttatttacctgaggagggagaaatcgctgtaacatagatgaaatatgctcaagctgagactgcaaagtttgttggttctgcttcagctctgccaactctgcctgatggcgatcattcatatcttcaattgttgcccgaagtctactaacttctgcattgctactgccttctccagcatttcttgtatacatgcccactgcagacaactgagtgggggtaactccaacgccataacccctcactcgaccataacgctctgggcccaataattcagcgagcacctgagcttcgacatgactggtcgcgtcggatgatgatgactctccgacgcgctctgaaataagagttgttgccctgtcctatatatctcaaaagaaaaagtcaaattaatgtatgccaataatagaactaataataatatcgttgaaagatgaatacatacaactatatttcTTGACTCCTTCCGAACAaaactgccatctcggtgggtgtgagtcatcttataaaactccaccttaccaggctcccttctattatcatccatctacaacaaaaagtatattggcaagctagttatcttgatacatgctatatgatagagTAGTTAAAAATAGTttcaaagagtttcaaaaaaaacttacgaattcagctctacgcctagcataactcatcgagcctgaagtatgaggaacagtctgagaggctcgtgcagctctaccaatgttggaatatgtcttccaaaaaaagaataaacaatataatatatttaatgtataaatttgtaatatatattattagtaaatacaatctaaagtattgaaaaaatatacacaacctgagctttctcggaaaaccagtagtggacaagctccctccactgatgagggattacatcaggaggacaaacatgggcaacctcctcttctgtcatACCATCTTGCTTCCAGTGCGCCTTTAACTtggccttatattctttccacttgcggttgacggacttcaacacccaatcatggctctctttaGGAAGCAAAAACTTACGCTACACCAAAGTAATTAAAGAATGTTATAAcaatattaaatcaaaaaataaaattgtgatagtaagcaaattcaattatttacctcaataactttaagaagctcaaccttatatgaaggaagcatttcattccatttcgtatagttgagcggacacaactgaccATTCCGCGCAACCGATCCTAGAAAAGTCGATAAAATACTTGCAACcctcttgatgggctgccccagttCATTGCAATGGACAacgatcttctcatcctcatgtAGATTCCACACATCCCGTGCTCGAGTGGGTCCTCGTGTCCTCCTCATTCTCcccagtccatctataaaaataaaataaaatatacattAATTAAAACATTAAAGGCAAATGATTTAATATATAAAATGTAAATCAAATTACTCTGGATATGC is a genomic window of Phoenix dactylifera cultivar Barhee BC4 chromosome 4, palm_55x_up_171113_PBpolish2nd_filt_p, whole genome shotgun sequence containing:
- the LOC103697806 gene encoding oil body-associated protein 2B-like, translated to MASSDEKPGPTPVAGGEGGTPPGRPMSVATKLVEKGASMLQTLKPVRQMKQHACSFALYGHDLGRQIETHHYVSRVNQDFLQCAVYDSDQPSAHLIGVEYVVPHRIFETLPSEEQKLWHSHAYEIKSGLWVSPGVPEMLEKPELEWMTKSYGKFWCTWQVDRGDRLPMGAPALMMSPQGVGSGSVRPDLVKSRDERYKISTEELKESRLEMEEPEWIHPNADYWKQHGKGFKVDVVETDMKRRAPFP
- the LOC120110411 gene encoding uncharacterized protein LOC120110411, giving the protein MRRTRGPTRARDVWNLHEDEKIVVHCNELGQPIKRVASILSTFLGSVARNGQLCPLNYTKWNEMLPSYKVELLKVIERKFLLPKESHDWVLKSVNRKWKEYKAKLKAHWKQDGMTEEEVAHVCPPDVIPHQWRELVHYWFSEKHVSR